One part of the Vibrio ponticus genome encodes these proteins:
- a CDS encoding DUF4435 domain-containing protein has protein sequence MTPQRIANAILLDKTFAGYHLLVEGKKDITLYRKFIDRDSCKLKPTFGKYKQREVYDILEERGFKNKLGIRDADFIRMPNNPKFDASYNKSIFLTDYHDSEGMIVNSNAFNDWIVSISNDNDITSFSEKIGDIYDLAYQLCFPLACLRLANKRFNLGLSFKPEKPEGNKFKFKKLICDKKFDFLGVDNLINVIWEYSKNRGKEVATRAEIKLKLELVMEELQVDLREVVNGHDLCEVLFIVCSKGLKSKSKLLNDSDSVEEMLALSYGHAYFQRSNLFEKIDEWQKKQGVSIIRTP, from the coding sequence TACCACCTGTTGGTCGAAGGTAAAAAAGATATAACACTGTATCGAAAGTTTATTGATCGGGACTCCTGTAAATTAAAACCTACTTTTGGTAAATATAAGCAGCGTGAAGTTTATGATATCTTGGAAGAGAGAGGGTTTAAAAATAAATTAGGAATTAGGGATGCAGATTTTATTCGAATGCCTAATAACCCTAAGTTTGATGCAAGCTATAATAAGTCGATTTTTCTAACTGATTATCATGACTCAGAAGGGATGATAGTCAATAGCAATGCATTTAATGACTGGATTGTTTCCATTTCTAACGATAATGATATTACTAGCTTTAGTGAAAAAATTGGTGATATTTATGACCTAGCTTATCAGCTTTGTTTCCCGTTGGCATGTTTAAGGTTGGCAAATAAACGCTTCAATTTAGGTTTGAGCTTTAAGCCAGAGAAACCAGAAGGTAATAAATTTAAATTTAAAAAATTAATTTGCGACAAGAAATTTGATTTTCTAGGAGTGGATAATCTGATAAATGTTATTTGGGAATACTCTAAGAATAGAGGTAAGGAAGTTGCCACAAGAGCTGAAATCAAATTAAAGTTAGAACTTGTTATGGAAGAGCTGCAAGTGGACTTGCGGGAAGTAGTTAACGGGCATGATTTATGTGAAGTGTTATTTATAGTGTGTTCAAAAGGTTTGAAGTCGAAAAGCAAGCTGCTAAATGATTCAGATTCCGTCGAAGAGATGCTAGCTTTGAGTTATGGTCATGCTTACTTTCAACGCTCTAATTTATTTGAAAAAATTGATGAATGGCAGAAAAAGCAGGGTGTCTCGATAATTAGAACCCCATAA
- a CDS encoding IS110 family RNA-guided transposase translates to MNTDTLQNINVGVDTGKSQLDIYIRPLDIYFTVPNTEKGIIDAIKTIRKHRPQRVVIEATGRLEMPFILACDKANLPYVIANPLHVKRFAGAIGQRAKNDRLDAALIAHYAEAIQPKLTQLKSENIRLMSDLVTRRNQLLSMQTMEKNRIQVLPQSLASSIKPILTALKNQITKIEEKITKLIDTCPEYQAKNELLQSMPGVGKIVAASIISNVPELGYITNKQASSLIGVAPITRESGRLKGKRMIQGGRAQVRTVLYMAMMSAIQCNPIFKATYERLLAVGKPKKVAIVACMRKMVVILNSMLRDGVMWDKNSAKN, encoded by the coding sequence ATGAATACAGACACACTTCAAAACATTAATGTCGGCGTTGATACTGGCAAGTCACAATTAGACATTTACATCCGTCCACTCGATATTTACTTCACGGTTCCAAACACTGAGAAAGGTATCATCGATGCTATAAAAACCATTAGAAAACATCGGCCTCAAAGGGTCGTTATCGAAGCGACTGGTCGACTAGAAATGCCATTTATTCTAGCCTGTGACAAAGCCAATTTGCCTTATGTTATCGCCAACCCTTTGCATGTAAAAAGGTTCGCTGGCGCTATAGGTCAAAGAGCCAAGAACGACCGATTAGACGCGGCGCTTATTGCTCACTATGCCGAAGCCATTCAACCGAAACTCACTCAGTTAAAAAGCGAAAACATACGCTTAATGAGTGACTTAGTAACTAGACGCAATCAATTACTCTCGATGCAAACCATGGAGAAAAACAGAATACAAGTTCTACCCCAATCTCTTGCTTCTTCGATAAAACCCATCTTAACTGCACTCAAAAACCAGATAACCAAAATAGAAGAAAAGATAACAAAACTTATCGATACCTGCCCTGAGTACCAAGCCAAAAATGAGTTACTACAAAGCATGCCAGGAGTAGGAAAAATAGTCGCCGCTTCTATCATCAGTAACGTACCTGAACTCGGTTATATCACCAATAAACAAGCCTCTTCTCTCATTGGCGTTGCGCCAATAACAAGAGAAAGCGGTCGCCTCAAAGGTAAGCGAATGATCCAAGGTGGACGAGCTCAAGTGAGAACCGTTTTATACATGGCGATGATGTCGGCTATCCAGTGTAACCCCATTTTCAAAGCCACATATGAACGATTACTTGCGGTAGGAAAACCTAAAAAAGTGGCTATCGTTGCCTGCATGAGAAAGATGGTTGTGATACTAAATTCAATGCTAAGAGACGGTGTAATGTGGGATAAAAATAGCGCCAAAAATTAA